A region from the Streptomyces sp. 3214.6 genome encodes:
- a CDS encoding SsgA family sporulation/cell division regulator, translating to MTDVSELDRTETRSTPIDPVQRCELFDSFDAHFAALGGCAEHPSVREEREGMTLMSGNAFDADDDRGCADAESHRHEGVHTERTGVGCETVTCRTLVRLVQDQEYPQATTDLRYDSAEPFSVGLEFNVGSDRSVEWTFGRELLVSGLRRLSGFGDVQIWPSRIRGAELVFISLHSGDSTDLVAAPAIVIKAFLERTLAVVPLGEETRYLDMQSATARLLNET from the coding sequence ATGACTGATGTCTCAGAGCTTGACCGCACCGAGACTCGCAGTACCCCGATCGACCCGGTGCAGAGGTGCGAACTCTTCGATTCATTCGACGCGCACTTCGCCGCGCTGGGCGGGTGTGCTGAGCACCCGTCGGTCCGGGAAGAACGGGAAGGGATGACACTGATGAGCGGGAACGCCTTCGACGCCGACGACGATCGCGGGTGTGCTGATGCGGAAAGCCACCGCCACGAAGGTGTCCACACGGAGCGCACGGGCGTCGGATGCGAGACGGTGACCTGTCGCACGCTCGTACGACTAGTTCAAGATCAAGAATACCCGCAGGCGACAACAGATCTTCGGTATGACAGCGCCGAACCTTTCTCAGTGGGCCTGGAGTTCAATGTGGGCTCCGATAGGTCCGTCGAGTGGACATTCGGCCGCGAACTCCTGGTGTCCGGTCTGCGGCGGCTCAGTGGTTTCGGCGACGTGCAGATCTGGCCCTCCAGGATCCGAGGTGCCGAGCTTGTATTCATTTCTCTGCACTCGGGTGACTCAACAGACCTGGTCGCCGCACCGGCGATAGTGATCAAGGCCTTCCTTGAACGCACCTTGGCGGTTGTACCTCTGGGAGAAGAGACGCGCTATCTGGACATGCAAAGCGCCACCGCCCGACTCCTGAACGAGACATGA